The genome window GAAACCGTTTTTATGATGAGCCGCGACAATTTCTACCGGACGCAAAAAGAGCCAGAGCAGGTAAACCAGCAGCGCGGCGCCGGCCAGCAGCAGAACAGCGCGCTTTTTATTATTTATTGTCATTACGCTCTCCGGTAATTTCAATGTCGGCGTTAATATTAGTTATAAAGGGTTTAAAGCCAAAACGATGATAGCGCTGCAGCACAAACCAGATGCGGAACAGTCGGAAATTGCTAAACAGAATATTTTGTATATCCTCACAGTCCAGGCCAAAGTGATCTTGCACCCGATAATGCACCCTCGCACGGTAGCTCTTTTCCCCAATATGTAAGGATGTTAGCGTGATATGGGTGGCCCAGGTGTCATGAACGGCAATGCCCAGCCCGTTGAAGCTGTCCTGTAATCTGTCAAACTTAGGCAGGCGCCCTCTCTGAATGCTCTCTTCAAGTTTGTATTTAAGTTCCGAGGGAAAGCAGCCGTTTTCCCAGTCAATATGTTTAGACAGGGCATCCTGTATTTTTAAAAAGGTACTGTTTTCAATATCATTATCATTCACAATATGCTGTTTTAACGCGCAGTTAAGATAAACGCTTTCGAATGGAAAACCGCTGTTACCCTCCATATGCGTTATCATCTCATCGATCACCCGTCTGTAGGGGCCGAAAAGCGCAAAGGCCTGCGCAAGATGGCGGAACTCAGCAAACAGGATGCGGGCACACGCCTGCGGCATGATTTTTTGTCCCGGCCGGTGGGAACCTTGAAACATTGACTGCGGCAAACTGAAAGGGCTAAGCGTTGTCAGCGTATAAGGATCCACCCGGGTAGAAACATCTACCAGCTGGAATTCTCTTTTTAATTGCGTTTCCGTTAAATCACCGCAGCGCATATCGCTGGCGTCATAGTCATCCATTTTTTTTTGGGTTTTAAACAGACTGCAGGGAAAGGTTAATGCCTCCATTAAGATTCCATCCTTTTTTATCATCCATGTTGCGCGTCAGGCTGGAATAATAAGCGGGTACCGGCTGGTTGTAAATCGTCGTTTTTGCTGGCGAGCGTATAATTTATTATTAAATAGAAGCTACGATAACGCGATGCGTTAATTAAATGAGGCGAAGAATAAATACGGGCTGATAAAGGTAAGGTGCGTGGCGCTATTAAATTATCGCCCCCGGGGGGGCGATAACGTTATCTGTTACTTATTTCAGCGCGGCCAGCGCAGCATCATAATCTGGCTCGGTGGTAATTTCATTTACCAGCTGGCTGTAAAGCACCGTATCGTTCTCATCTAATACCACAACCGCACGCGCCGTCAGGCCCTGCAGCGGACCATCAGCAATCGCTACGCCGTAGTCATCTTTAAAGTTACCGCCGCGCAGGGTGGAGAGGGTTACCACGTTTGACAGGCCATCGGAGCCGCAGAAGCGTGACTGGGCAAAAGGCAGATCGGCAGAAATACAGAGAACAACGGCATTCTCCATGTCGCCCGCCAGCTGATTAAACTTACGCACCGATGCGGCACAAACGCCGGTATCGATACTGGGGAAAATGTTCAGCACTTTACGTTTGCCGGCGTACTCAGAAAGGGAAACGTCAGCCAGGTTTTTAGCAACCAGCGTAAAGGGTTTCGCTTTTTCGCCAGCCTGCGGCAGTTGGCCTGCTACGCTAACCGGATTACCCTGAAAATGAACGGTCTGAGACATAATCTATCCTTTTACTTTTGCTTAACAAGATTCACAGTGTAAAGGAACGAGCAAAGGTGAGACAGTGAAATTATACAGCAGACAACGCCGGTTATGGCACGCGTCGACAAGCTCCTGTTTGTTGCTTATAGCGCAACTGCGCTGAACGCCTCTTCTGACTAACGAGAGAAAAAATATGAGGACGGTTAAAGTTTATCCCGAGGCCTGGCCGCTTAATAAGCCGTTTGTTATTTCGCGCGGCAGCCGTGAGCAGGCGGGTGTAGTGGTGGTGGAGCTGGAAGAAAATGGCGTCAAAGGTGTAGGGGAATGCACGCCTTACCGGCGCTATGGCGAAAGCGAGGCTTCGGTGCTGGCGCAAATTAGCTTGCTGCTGCCGCAGCTGGAAATGGGCATGACACGCGAAGCGCTGCAGGAGGCACTGCCGGCAGGCGCGGCGCGCAACGCCATTGACTCTGCACTGTGGGATCTCGCCTGTCGCCAGCAGCAGCAGACGCTGTGTCAGTTGCTTGGTGTTACGCTGCCCGGCCGGGTGACTATGGCGCAAACCGTTACGCTGGATACGCCGGAATCAATGGCAAGCAGCGCGCTGGCGCTCTGGGAAAACGGGGCCAGGCTGTTAAAAATCAAGCTGGATAACCATCTGATTACTGAGCGGCTGATGGCGATTCGCAGCGCGGTTCCGCAGGCGCGGCTGATTGTGGATGCCAATGAATCCTGGCATAGCGAAGGGCTGGCGGCGCGCTGCCAGCTATTGGCCGATCTGGGGGTTGAAATGCTGGAGCAGCCGCTACCGGCAAGCGAGGATGAGGCGCTGGCAAATTTTATTCATCCATTACCGGTCTGCGCCGACGAAAGCTGCCATACGCGCAGCAGTCTGCCGGCATTGCGTCAGCGCTATGAAATGATCAATATCAAGCTGG of Pantoea alhagi contains these proteins:
- the tpx gene encoding thiol peroxidase; translation: MSQTVHFQGNPVSVAGQLPQAGEKAKPFTLVAKNLADVSLSEYAGKRKVLNIFPSIDTGVCAASVRKFNQLAGDMENAVVLCISADLPFAQSRFCGSDGLSNVVTLSTLRGGNFKDDYGVAIADGPLQGLTARAVVVLDENDTVLYSQLVNEITTEPDYDAALAALK
- a CDS encoding DUF3289 family protein; protein product: MEALTFPCSLFKTQKKMDDYDASDMRCGDLTETQLKREFQLVDVSTRVDPYTLTTLSPFSLPQSMFQGSHRPGQKIMPQACARILFAEFRHLAQAFALFGPYRRVIDEMITHMEGNSGFPFESVYLNCALKQHIVNDNDIENSTFLKIQDALSKHIDWENGCFPSELKYKLEESIQRGRLPKFDRLQDSFNGLGIAVHDTWATHITLTSLHIGEKSYRARVHYRVQDHFGLDCEDIQNILFSNFRLFRIWFVLQRYHRFGFKPFITNINADIEITGERNDNK
- the ycjG gene encoding L-Ala-D/L-Glu epimerase, whose amino-acid sequence is MRTVKVYPEAWPLNKPFVISRGSREQAGVVVVELEENGVKGVGECTPYRRYGESEASVLAQISLLLPQLEMGMTREALQEALPAGAARNAIDSALWDLACRQQQQTLCQLLGVTLPGRVTMAQTVTLDTPESMASSALALWENGARLLKIKLDNHLITERLMAIRSAVPQARLIVDANESWHSEGLAARCQLLADLGVEMLEQPLPASEDEALANFIHPLPVCADESCHTRSSLPALRQRYEMINIKLDKTGGLTEALALASAAEEAGFTLMLGCMLCTSRAVSAALPLVPRARLIDLDGPTWLAVDVDPGLRFGSGEIDLTSTD